A region from the Capra hircus breed San Clemente chromosome 9, ASM170441v1, whole genome shotgun sequence genome encodes:
- the LOC108636768 gene encoding uncharacterized protein LOC108636768, producing the protein MASVAEKEDPEVPSSTVHAFPVWAGPAREGGEQTYQDWPFSTSDLYNRKTQTPSFSEKPQGLIDLLESILFTHNPTWDDCQQLLQVLFTTEERERILSEARKNVPGVDRRPTIQPNLIEERFPLVRPNWDFERAEGREHLRVYHQTLMANLRAAARKPTNLAKINSVRQEPNESPAAFLERIVEAFRQYTPMDPQADESQAAVMLAFVNQAAPDIRKKLQKIERLSEQSLQDLVWAAERVFNHRETPEE; encoded by the coding sequence ATGGCCAGCGTAGCGGAAAAAGAAGACCCAGAAGTCCCCTCTTCCACTGTTCACGCATTTCCGGTCTGGgcagggccagccagagagggtggagagcagaCATATCAGGattggcccttctccactagtgatttgtacaatcggaaaacccagactccctccttctctgaaaaaccgcagggtcttattgatcttttagagtctatcctttttactcacaatcccacttgggatgattgtcagcaactgttacaggtgcttttcactacagaGGAGCGCGAGcggatcctgtcagaagctcggaagaatgtgccaggggtggataggaggcccacaatacagcctaacctcattgaggagaggttccccttggtgcgacccaactgggacttcgaacGTGCTGAAGGTAGGGAGCATCTCCGAGTGTACCACCAGACTCTTATGGCCAACCTTAGAGCGGCCGCCaggaagccaactaatttggccaaaataaattcagtgaggcaggagccaaatgagagcccagcagccttccttgaaaggatagtggaagcttttagacagtatacccccatggacccacaggcagatgagtcacaagcggcagttatgttagcatttgtaaatcaagcagcccccgatattagaaaaaagttacaaaagatagagaggttaagtgaacaatccttgcaagatctagtgtgggcagccgagagagtttttaatcatagagagaccccagaagag